The DNA segment GAGCAGCGCTCCGGCGGCGGCGGTCCAGCCCGAGGGGGTCGCGGTGTCCGTCGGGTCCTGGGGGCGGCGGATCAGCGGCTCCGCGTCGTGTGCCGTGTCGTAGAGCGAGCCGTCCTCGCCCGTGAACTGGTCGAGTACGAGATCGAGCAGGAACCCGGCGAACTCCAGCCAGACCCCCTCCCCGGTCACCCCGGCCAGCGCGAGGAATCCCTCGGCGACATCGGCGTAGTCCTCCAGGACACCGGAGTTGGCGCCGGCCCGGCCGTCCTTGGACGTACGGGAGAGCCGGGCTCCGTCGTCCATGTGCAGACGTACCAGGAGGTCGGCCGCCTCGGTGGCGCGCTCGACCAGATCGGGGCGGTCGAAGCAGGCACCGGCCTCGGCGAGGGCCGCGACAGCCAGCCCGTTCCAGGCCGCGACGACCTTGTCGTCCCGGCCGGGCCGGGTCCGCGAACTCCGCGCGGCGAGCAGCCGCTCGCGCAGCCCGGCGGGGGCGTCGTCGCCCGGCAGCTGGAGGACGGACGAGCCCTCCTCGAACGTGCCCTCCTCGGTGACCCCGTACAGCAGCGCGGCCCGCTCGCCGTCCTGCTCGCCCAGCGCCTCGCGCAGCTGGGCCGGGGTCCATACGTAGTAGGCCCCCTCGACGTGCCGGCCGTCCGCGTCCTCGCTGTCGGCGTCCAGCGCCGAGGCGAACCCGCCCTCAGGGGTGCGCAGTTCGGTGACGATGAAGTCGGCGGTCTCCAGGGCCACCCGGCGCGACAGATCCGATCCGGTGGTCCGCCAGAGGTGCGTGTACACCCGGCAGAGGAGGGCGTTGTCGTAGAGCATCTTCTCGAAGTGCGGCACCCGCCACTCCCGGTCGACGGAGTACCGGGCGAACCCGCCGCCGAGCTGGTCGTACATCCCGCCGCGCGCCATCGCCTCGCAGGTGTCGGCGGCCATCTGGAGCGCCCCGTCGGAGCCGGTACGGGCGTGGTGGCGCAGCAGGAACTCGACGGCCATCGACGGCGGGAACTTGGGCGCGCCGCCGAACCCGGCGTTCTTGGCGTCGTACTCCCGGGTCAGCGCGAGGAGCGCCCGCGCGAGGTCGTCCGCACCGGGCGGCCCGGCCGCGTCATGTGCGAGGGAGCGCCCCGCCAGGTCCTCCACCACCTTGGCGGCGACCTCGTCCACCTCACCGCGCCGGTCGGTCCAGGCGCCCGTGACACCTTCGAGCACCTGCTGGAAGGACGGCATGCCGTGCCGGGGCTCGGGCGGGAAGTACGTACCGAAGTAGAACGGCTGGGCCTCGGCGTTGAGGAACACGGTCATCGGCCAGCCGCCCTGGCCGGTGGCGGCCTGGACGGCCTCCATGTAGACGGCGTCGATGTCCGGGCGCTCCTCCCGGTCGACCTTGACCGGGACGAAGTGCTCATTGAGGTAGGCGGCGGTCGGCCCGTCCTCGAAGGACTCGTGGGCCATGACGTGGCACCAGTGGCACGCGGAGTAGCCGACGGACAGCAGAACGGGCACATCGCGCCGCCCTGCCTCCTCGAATGCTTCGGGCGACCACGGCCACCAGTCGACCGGGTTGTCGGCGTGCTGCAACAGGTACGGGGACATGGCATCGGCCAGGCGGTTCACCATGCGGGCAGTATCGCAGCACCGGCCGTGGGAACCCCGAAACCCAGCGGACCGGCGGGGTCCCGCCGGCCCGTCCGCACACTCCCGCCACCCGCGCTGGGACCGTGGGATCGAACGCGACAGCAAGTCCCGACCCCCTTCTTGTGCAAGTGACAGTAACTGAAGTACCGTGCCACACATGCAACATGACGCGTGGTCACCTCCCCCTGTCTTACTGACGGTCGATCTCGTGATCCTGACGCTGCGGGAGGGCCACCTGCACGTCCTCCTGGTGGAGCGGGGCGAAGACCCCTTCTGCGGTATGTCCGCCCTGCCCGGAGGATTCCTGAACCACGACGGTGAGGAGATCCTGGATGCCGCTCACCGCGAACTGGGCGAGGAAACGGCTCTGGCGTCCCGCTGGGTCCACCTTGAACAGCTGGGCGTGTACGGGGAATCGGGTCGCGACCCCCGGGGCCGAGTCGTCTCCGTGGCACACCTGGCGATCGCGCCGGGACTGCCCGACCCGGTCGCGGGGACGGATGCCACCGATGCCGCGTGGGTTCCCGCGCACGCCGTGCTGTCGGGAAGGGTGGAACTCGCCTTCGACCACCGCCGAATCGCAACGGACGGGATCGAACACGCGCGTACCAAGCTTGAGTTCTCATCGCTGGCCACGGCCTTCTGCGGGGCGGAATTCACCATCGCAGAGCTACAACAGGTGTACGAGGCCGTCTGGGGCACCGCACTCGACACTCGCAATTTCTACCGCAAGGTCCAGGCCGCGAAGGGATTCATCCTCCCCGTCGGTACGGACCGCAAGAGCACGGGCGGACGGCCTGCACAGCTGTACCGGGCCGGTCCGAAGACCGTGCTGTTCCCACCGCTGATCCGCCCCGCGCCGCCCGCAACGGAAGAGAACACGAGAGGGAAAGAGGAATAGATGTCGAAAGGCCCGATGGTGATTCTCACCGCCCTCAATCTCGAGTATCAGGCCGTACGTCAGAAGCTGGCGAGTCCGCAGATGCACCGCCATGAGCGTGGTACCCGGTTCGAAGTGGGAACCGTGCAGGGTACGTCGTGCCGTGTCGCGCTCGGCCTGACGAGCAAGGGGAACCATTCCGCCGCGGTGATCGCCGAACGCGCGATTCAGGAGTTCTCGCCGGTGGCCGTGCTGTTCGTCGGGGTCGCCGGCGCTTTATGGGACGCCACCAGGCTGGGTGACGTCGTCATGGCGTCACACGTGTACGCATACCACGGTGGGACCAGCGAGGACGACGGGCTCAAAGCACGCCCGCGGGTGTGGGAAGCACCGCACGGCATCAGCCAGCTCGCCTCGCACCTGGCCCGCTTGGACGACTGGGCGGATTCCGCCTCCGGTCACGAGGACGCGCCACAGGTTCGCTTCGGGGCGGTCGCCGCCGGCGAGATCGTCCAGAACTCAAGGATCTCGGCCGAAGCGAAGTGGATCCGGCAGCACTACAACGACGCACTCGCCATCGAGATGGAGGCGGCCGGTGTGGCGCAGGCCGGCCATCTCAACGGGGCCCCGGTGGCCATCATTCGGGGAATCAGCGACCGGGCGGACGGCACGAAGAACAGCACGGACGACCGCAACTGGCAGCCGCAGGCCGCAGCGAACGCGGCGGCGTTCGCCATCCGGCTGGCGGTGGAACTGACAGCGGAACAGGAGGAGGCCCCGGTGCCTCGGGACGGCAAGGCCCCTTCGGCCGACCGGCTCGGCCGACACGTCAGCAACACCACTCACAACAGCACCGTCGGCATCATGGCTGGCTCGGTCACGGGCAGCAGCGTTCACATGAACACGGCTCCGCAGGAGTCCGGCCCGGTGAACCTGATCGCGACGCTCAACCGTTTCCGCGGAAGTTTGAGGCGGCACCATGCTGAAGACGCCCTCGATGAGGACACGTACCGGGAGGCCCTGGCCGACCTGGACTCCGCCCTCCGGTCGGCCGGCGAAAACACCCCCGATTCG comes from the Streptomyces sp. NBC_01471 genome and includes:
- a CDS encoding thioredoxin domain-containing protein, which gives rise to MVNRLADAMSPYLLQHADNPVDWWPWSPEAFEEAGRRDVPVLLSVGYSACHWCHVMAHESFEDGPTAAYLNEHFVPVKVDREERPDIDAVYMEAVQAATGQGGWPMTVFLNAEAQPFYFGTYFPPEPRHGMPSFQQVLEGVTGAWTDRRGEVDEVAAKVVEDLAGRSLAHDAAGPPGADDLARALLALTREYDAKNAGFGGAPKFPPSMAVEFLLRHHARTGSDGALQMAADTCEAMARGGMYDQLGGGFARYSVDREWRVPHFEKMLYDNALLCRVYTHLWRTTGSDLSRRVALETADFIVTELRTPEGGFASALDADSEDADGRHVEGAYYVWTPAQLREALGEQDGERAALLYGVTEEGTFEEGSSVLQLPGDDAPAGLRERLLAARSSRTRPGRDDKVVAAWNGLAVAALAEAGACFDRPDLVERATEAADLLVRLHMDDGARLSRTSKDGRAGANSGVLEDYADVAEGFLALAGVTGEGVWLEFAGFLLDLVLDQFTGEDGSLYDTAHDAEPLIRRPQDPTDTATPSGWTAAAGALLSYAAHTGSEAHRTAAERALGVVKALGPRAPRFIGWGLAVAEAALDGPREVAVVGPAGDPGTSALHRTALLATAPGAVVAVGESGSDEFPLLVDRPLVDGRPAAYVCRNFTCSAPTPDPDVLAEQLGGGQQDA
- a CDS encoding purine phosphorylase, which translates into the protein MSKGPMVILTALNLEYQAVRQKLASPQMHRHERGTRFEVGTVQGTSCRVALGLTSKGNHSAAVIAERAIQEFSPVAVLFVGVAGALWDATRLGDVVMASHVYAYHGGTSEDDGLKARPRVWEAPHGISQLASHLARLDDWADSASGHEDAPQVRFGAVAAGEIVQNSRISAEAKWIRQHYNDALAIEMEAAGVAQAGHLNGAPVAIIRGISDRADGTKNSTDDRNWQPQAAANAAAFAIRLAVELTAEQEEAPVPRDGKAPSADRLGRHVSNTTHNSTVGIMAGSVTGSSVHMNTAPQESGPVNLIATLNRFRGSLRRHHAEDALDEDTYREALADLDSALRSAGENTPDSSKRATMTLRRLRGLVVECPALMAELAPLVATVGDRA
- a CDS encoding NUDIX domain-containing protein translates to MQHDAWSPPPVLLTVDLVILTLREGHLHVLLVERGEDPFCGMSALPGGFLNHDGEEILDAAHRELGEETALASRWVHLEQLGVYGESGRDPRGRVVSVAHLAIAPGLPDPVAGTDATDAAWVPAHAVLSGRVELAFDHRRIATDGIEHARTKLEFSSLATAFCGAEFTIAELQQVYEAVWGTALDTRNFYRKVQAAKGFILPVGTDRKSTGGRPAQLYRAGPKTVLFPPLIRPAPPATEENTRGKEE